In the Paenibacillus sp. FSL H7-0357 genome, one interval contains:
- a CDS encoding ABC transporter ATP-binding protein, producing the protein MDSILQVQQVTKKYGSKQALRGVSFELGAGRITGLLGSNGSGKSTLMKLIAGLAQPTSGSVSVLGVPVGKQSKALVSFMPDRPLTDPWMSVGDAMKFQRDFYPDFDPVKAKRMLEFMKLSERDRVQTLSKGMNERLQLTMVLSRRASLYMLDEPIGGVDPVARTKILNALMEFYEEDSSILLSTHLVTDIERIFDEVIFIKEGEIILQSDVEELRLQRGKSIDELFREVYAEC; encoded by the coding sequence GTGGACAGTATACTTCAAGTACAACAGGTTACTAAAAAATACGGCTCAAAACAGGCGCTGCGCGGGGTTTCTTTTGAACTCGGTGCAGGCAGAATCACCGGACTGCTCGGCAGCAACGGCAGCGGGAAAAGTACACTCATGAAGCTGATTGCCGGGCTGGCACAGCCAACCTCAGGCAGTGTGTCTGTGCTCGGTGTTCCGGTAGGGAAACAAAGCAAAGCATTGGTTTCGTTTATGCCGGACCGGCCCCTGACAGACCCTTGGATGAGTGTGGGAGATGCGATGAAATTTCAGCGTGACTTCTATCCGGATTTTGACCCGGTCAAAGCCAAACGTATGCTGGAGTTTATGAAGCTTAGTGAACGGGATAGGGTGCAGACGCTCTCCAAAGGGATGAACGAACGGCTGCAGCTGACCATGGTCCTCTCGCGGCGGGCGAGTTTATACATGCTGGATGAACCTATTGGCGGAGTGGACCCTGTGGCGCGGACGAAAATTCTCAATGCGCTGATGGAATTTTACGAGGAAGACAGCAGCATTTTGCTCTCGACGCATCTGGTAACAGACATTGAACGGATATTTGATGAAGTTATTTTTATAAAAGAAGGAGAAATCATTCTGCAAAGTGATGTGGAGGAGTTAAGGCTGCAACGGGGAAAAAGCATTGACGAGCTGTTCAGAGAGGTGTATGCGGAATGCTGA
- a CDS encoding PilZ domain-containing protein, which produces MDDSSRKEPFRYVMNQPIECWLELPAGNNGPGAGKLTEGVLLDLSRSGCKIRTSLNLRFTAGDTKIIIHFQLAEDKLQFVGSVRWGWMFGLGQYQYGVRLDLQEDEEEQLLRELESWTNTRSAQ; this is translated from the coding sequence ATGGACGACTCCAGCAGAAAAGAACCGTTCCGATATGTAATGAACCAGCCCATCGAATGCTGGCTTGAACTTCCTGCTGGTAACAACGGTCCCGGGGCAGGCAAGCTTACGGAAGGCGTACTGCTTGACCTTAGCCGTTCAGGGTGCAAAATCCGAACTTCGCTGAATCTCCGCTTCACTGCAGGCGATACGAAGATAATTATCCACTTTCAGCTGGCAGAAGACAAACTTCAGTTTGTGGGAAGTGTACGCTGGGGCTGGATGTTCGGGCTTGGCCAATATCAATATGGGGTGAGACTGGATTTGCAGGAGGATGAAGAAGAGCAACTCCTGCGGGAGCTCGAAAGCTGGACTAACACGCGCAGCGCCCAGTAA
- a CDS encoding pentapeptide repeat-containing protein translates to MYQYDNENFTGHNFDYAELRDGELNSCTFDRCSFKGASMEEMTSGGCRFVDCDFTGALLNASLHKGAAFTNCKFSGANLFVSKFEDCKMVGSDFSNAYMDGITLIGGDWSYTNLRHINLSRQDLRGIRFAEADMLGCNLQKCDLRGADLSRVQLAQCKLAGADLRDAKLEGIDLKSLDLKGVRLDVEQAVLLARSLGAKVG, encoded by the coding sequence GTGTATCAATATGACAATGAAAATTTTACCGGGCATAATTTTGACTACGCCGAATTGCGTGATGGAGAACTGAACAGCTGTACGTTTGATAGGTGTTCTTTCAAGGGAGCTTCTATGGAAGAAATGACTTCCGGCGGCTGCCGTTTTGTGGATTGTGATTTTACCGGCGCATTGCTCAATGCCTCGCTACATAAAGGAGCGGCGTTTACCAATTGCAAGTTCTCCGGGGCAAATCTGTTTGTGTCTAAATTCGAGGATTGCAAAATGGTCGGCTCCGATTTCTCCAATGCGTATATGGACGGCATTACGCTGATCGGCGGGGATTGGTCTTACACCAATTTGCGGCATATTAACCTCAGCAGGCAGGACCTGCGGGGCATCAGGTTCGCTGAGGCGGACATGCTTGGCTGCAATCTGCAAAAATGCGATCTGCGCGGTGCGGATTTAAGCCGGGTACAACTGGCCCAGTGCAAGCTTGCGGGAGCAGATCTAAGGGATGCTAAGCTGGAAGGGATTGACCTGAAAAGCCTGGACTTAAAGGGAGTAAGGCTCGATGTGGAACAGGCGGTGCTGCTGGCACGTTCGCTGGGGGCTAAAGTCGGCTGA